In Nocardia asteroides, a single genomic region encodes these proteins:
- a CDS encoding succinic semialdehyde dehydrogenase has protein sequence MPVPSSDVLQRLSHLAAVTEPETSTAISEVFTGRVLGTVPVGDAADVAAAFGKARAAQPEWARRPVRERTAIFERAGSLLLAEWEQLLDIIQAETGKARWAAYEEAMALLLALQYYTDKSPALLAPQRVPGVLPMIMKVGVHRKPKGVVGVIAPWNYPIALSIGDGIPALIAGNAVVVKPDSLTPYSPLFVTELLYRAGLPRELLAVVPGAGRVVGRAILDNCDFLMFTGSSATGRTLAAECGRRLIGLSAELGGKNAMIVAKSANIDRAAKAAVRACFSNSGQLCVAIERIYVEEPVAAEFSAKFVAATAAMTLRAGYDFDIDMGSLISGGQVETMLKHVTDATSKGATVLTGGAARPELGPLFFEPTVLTDVTEEMECHRAETFGPLVSIYPVADVDEAVREANDTDYGLNASVWAGSRAEGERIAIRLHTGSVNVNEGYAPAFASTAAPMGGVGASGIGRRHGPDGLLKYTEAQTVASAGLGMDPPPLLSNEKWQNLIRSMVRAVRHLPGR, from the coding sequence ATGCCAGTGCCATCATCGGATGTTCTCCAACGACTGAGCCACCTCGCCGCCGTCACCGAGCCCGAAACGAGCACTGCCATCTCCGAGGTGTTCACCGGGCGCGTACTCGGCACCGTGCCCGTCGGCGATGCCGCCGACGTCGCGGCGGCATTCGGGAAAGCCCGTGCCGCGCAGCCGGAGTGGGCCCGGCGCCCGGTTCGGGAGCGCACCGCGATCTTCGAGCGGGCCGGGAGCCTGCTGTTGGCGGAATGGGAGCAACTGCTCGACATCATCCAGGCCGAGACCGGCAAGGCGCGCTGGGCGGCCTACGAAGAGGCGATGGCACTGCTGTTGGCGTTGCAGTACTACACCGACAAGTCGCCCGCGCTGCTGGCTCCCCAGCGGGTGCCCGGCGTGCTGCCGATGATCATGAAGGTCGGCGTGCACCGCAAGCCGAAGGGCGTCGTCGGGGTGATCGCGCCGTGGAACTACCCGATCGCGCTGTCGATCGGGGACGGCATCCCGGCGCTGATCGCCGGCAACGCGGTCGTCGTCAAACCGGACAGCCTCACGCCGTACTCCCCGCTGTTCGTCACCGAACTGCTCTATCGCGCGGGCCTGCCCCGGGAGCTGCTTGCCGTCGTCCCCGGCGCCGGGCGGGTCGTGGGCCGGGCCATCCTCGACAACTGCGACTTCCTGATGTTCACCGGATCCTCGGCCACCGGGCGGACCCTCGCCGCGGAGTGCGGCAGGCGGCTGATCGGGCTCTCCGCCGAGCTGGGAGGCAAGAACGCCATGATCGTCGCGAAGTCGGCGAATATCGATCGCGCGGCGAAAGCCGCTGTGCGGGCGTGCTTCTCGAACTCGGGCCAGCTCTGCGTCGCGATCGAGCGCATCTACGTCGAAGAGCCGGTGGCCGCCGAGTTCTCCGCGAAGTTCGTCGCCGCGACCGCGGCGATGACGCTGCGTGCGGGGTACGACTTCGACATCGACATGGGCAGCCTGATCTCCGGCGGGCAGGTGGAGACCATGCTGAAACACGTCACCGACGCCACCTCCAAGGGTGCGACGGTGCTCACCGGGGGCGCCGCGCGTCCGGAGCTCGGCCCGCTGTTCTTCGAACCCACCGTCCTGACCGATGTCACCGAGGAGATGGAGTGCCATCGCGCCGAGACCTTCGGTCCGCTGGTGTCGATCTATCCGGTCGCGGACGTGGACGAGGCGGTGCGCGAAGCCAACGACACCGACTACGGCCTCAACGCCAGCGTGTGGGCGGGCAGCCGGGCCGAGGGCGAGAGGATCGCGATCCGGCTGCACACCGGCTCGGTGAACGTGAACGAAGGCTACGCACCCGCGTTCGCGAGCACGGCGGCCCCGATGGGCGGAGTGGGCGCATCCGGTATCGGCCGCAGGCACGGCCCGGACGGCTTGCTGAAGTACACCGAGGCGCAGACGGTGGCGAGCGCGGGACTCGGTATGGATCCGCCGCCCTTGCTCAGCAATGAGAAGTGGCAGAACCTGATTCGCTCCATGGTGCGGGCGGTGCGGCACCTGCCGGGTCGTTGA
- a CDS encoding SDR family oxidoreductase, which translates to MDHSTGHRAKVVALLFGPTPNILRVTGSSSRRRAAPIAGRTILITGASSGIGRVASRKLAAEGARVILVARRAKELELVRDEIVEAGGQADYRGCDLTEGGEVDALVRWVHERHGGVDVLINNAGRSIRRPLVDSFDRLHDFERTMASNYFGPLRLTLGLLPDMVARGSGHVINVGTWTVAVETAPKFAAYHASKAALAAFGRCLEAELAPAGVTVTAVHFPLVRTPMMAPTADFADQPCLTQEQAAQWLVRAVRTKPVRLVPRYADVLRVVGTFSPRSVDRFLRSRT; encoded by the coding sequence GTGGACCACTCGACGGGCCACCGCGCGAAGGTGGTGGCGCTGCTGTTCGGGCCGACACCCAATATTCTGCGCGTCACCGGTTCGTCGTCGCGGCGCCGAGCGGCTCCGATCGCGGGCAGGACGATCCTGATCACCGGTGCTTCGTCCGGGATCGGCCGGGTGGCGAGCCGGAAGCTGGCGGCCGAGGGCGCGCGGGTGATCCTGGTGGCCCGCCGCGCGAAGGAGCTCGAACTCGTGCGCGACGAGATCGTCGAGGCGGGCGGGCAGGCCGACTACCGCGGTTGCGATCTCACCGAGGGCGGCGAGGTCGACGCGCTGGTGCGCTGGGTGCACGAGCGGCACGGCGGCGTCGACGTCCTGATCAACAATGCGGGCCGGTCCATCCGGCGGCCCCTGGTGGATTCCTTCGATCGTCTGCACGACTTCGAAAGAACCATGGCCTCGAACTATTTCGGGCCGCTGCGGCTCACCCTCGGGCTGCTGCCGGACATGGTCGCTCGCGGCTCCGGCCACGTCATCAATGTCGGCACCTGGACGGTCGCGGTCGAGACGGCGCCCAAATTCGCCGCCTATCACGCCTCCAAAGCCGCGCTGGCCGCGTTCGGCCGCTGTCTGGAAGCCGAATTGGCTCCGGCCGGCGTCACCGTGACCGCGGTCCACTTTCCCCTGGTCCGGACCCCGATGATGGCGCCGACCGCCGACTTCGCCGACCAGCCGTGCCTGACCCAGGAACAAGCGGCGCAGTGGCTGGTCCGCGCGGTCCGCACCAAACCCGTGCGCCTGGTCCCGCGGTATGCCGATGTCCTGCGCGTCGTCGGCACTTTCTCCCCGCGTTCGGTCGATCGGTTCCTGCGGTCGCGGACCTGA